The DNA region GCTGTTTGGTTTTGATCGGGGCAATGCCTGGCTGGTTGCCCATTGCCGATTCATTCGACGCTGACTCATGCCTCTTGGACGTCTCTTTACCGGTGGAATCCGGACCAAGCTGGTCAAGGTCTTTGTGCTTCAGATCATGGCCATCAGTGTTGCCACGGTACTGGGCGTCTATGCGGCAGCCTGGGTGGTCGAGCGGGTGCTGGTCAAGGAGGCGCTCAACGGTGAGGCCAACCATTTCTGGAGCCATTACGAAGCCGACCCCGGATTCGCCCTGCCCAACACCAATAACCTGAAAGGATACCTCGCGCCCGGCGGTGATGAAGCCGGAGTGCCGGAGTGGTTGCAGGGGCAGGAGCCCGGTTTCCGGCGCGTGGACGAGGGGCCGGATTCCGAACCGGTCATCCACGTCAGCGATCGCAACGGCGATCGCCTTTACCTGGTCTTCGACGAAGTGCAGGTATCGCAACTGGCCTTTTACTTCGGGGTGGCTCCGCTGACCGGGGTGCTGTTGCTGATCTATATTCTGACCTGGCTTGGATACATGATGTCGAGGCGTGCCGTATCCACGGTGGTTCAGCTCGCTGAGGCGGTGCGCAACTACGATTTCCGCAAGGGCCGACTCGAGGAACTGAACCCTGAAGATTTCGAAGCCGGAAACGATACCGAAACCCTGGCGCTGATCAATGCCTTCAACCAGTTCATTCATCGTCTGGAATGGTTCATTCAGCGCGAGCGCAACTTCACCCGCAACGCCAGTCATGAGCTGAGGACGCCGCTGGCAGTCTTGCGTGCCAACCTCGATCTGCTTACCCGGAAGCAAGCGGGAGACTCGCCTGACGCTCCGACGTTGCAGCGTATGGCGCGGACCGTGCGAGACATGGAGGGGTTGGTCGAAACCTTGCTGATATTGGCGCGCGAGAGCGAATCGCGGCTCAACTGGTCGTCGGTGGTGATCAACGACCTGGTGGCTGAAGTGCTTGACCAGGTCCAGCGTGCAGTGGATCGGCCGCGGGTCGAAGCCGGGGTGCAGGCTACCGGTCTCATGGAGATCGAGGCCCCGGAGCGCGTACTGGCCATCATCTTCACCAACCTGCTGCGCAACGCCCTGAGCTATACCACCGAAGGCAGGGTACAGGTATTGATCGATCGCAATGGCGTGACCGTGCAGGACACGGGTTGCGGCATGAGCGAGGCCGACCTGGAGCGTATGTTCGAGCCGTTCTACCGCGGCCATGATCGCTCCAATGAAGGCTACGGTCTGGGTCTGTCCATTGTTCGACGGCTTTGCCATCGCTTCGGCTGGAAGATCCATGCCGACAGCGAGCTGGGGGCCGGGACCGAGATCCGCATCGAGTTCCCGCAGGCGACCTTCAAGCCCTTCGGCGGCCGGTAACCTGGTTGCGATCATGAATACGGCTTGAAACCCTCAACGGCTTTGCAAACTGATTCGCCACCCTGAAGTCGAGCGCAGCCAGTATCATTGGCAGGTCCATGTCATGAATTCAGGCCTGCAATGTCTCTTCAACCTGCCACTGCCCGGGCCGGCGCCAATATCGCCCTGGTCAAGTACTGGGGAAAGCGTGATTCCGGCCTGAATCTGCCGGCAGCCGGCTCGATCTCGATCACCCTGGCCGAGCTGGAAACGCAGACCACCGTGGCGCCGATGGCCGATCTGAGCGATGACCGGCTGGAACTCGACGGCCAGTCCGCTGATCCCGCGCGTATTCGACCGGTGCTCGACCGGTTTCGTGCTCGCTCGGGCGTGGATGCAAGGTGCCGGGTGGAAACGCGGAACAATTTCCCCACCGGCGCCGGCCTGGCTTCCTCTGCATCCGGTTTTGCCGCCTTGGTGACGGCCGCCGATGCCGCCTTCGCGACCGGACTGGATGAACGGGGACTGTCCATCGAGGCCCGGCTGGGCTCGGGCTCGGCCGCCCGCTCGATCTTTGGGGGCTTTGTCGAGATGGCTTCCGGTACCCGCGTCGATGGATCGGATGCCCATGCCAGCGCGCTGGCGGACGCTCCGCACTGGCCGCTGGAGGTGGTGGTGGCCATCACCACCCGCCAGGCCAAGGCGGTGGCTTCGACCGAGGGTATGAATCACACCATGTCGACCTCACCGTATTACCCGGCCTGGTTGAGTGGCATGGATGCGGATCTGGAGCAGGCCCGAAACGCGATCGCCCGACGGGATTTTGAGCAGCTCGTGGCCGTGACCGAATCCAGTGCCCTGAAGATGCACGCCTCGGCCCTGGCGGCTCAGCCCGGTATCCTTTACTGGCACGCTGCCACCGTGGCCTGTCTGCACGAAATTCGGTCGATGCGCCTGGCCGGCACCGGCGTGTGCTTTACCGTGGATGCCGGGCCGCAGGTCAAGGCCGTCTGTCTGCCGGGACAGGGCAAGCGGGTGGCCCGGCGTTTGGCTGACATCGATGGCGTTGAGCAGGTGGTGCAGGCCCGCCTGGGTCCGGGTGCGGAGGTTGTGTCCTGATGCCTCTGAAAGCCGGTGCGCCGGGCAAGGCGGTACTGCTCGGAGAGTACGCGGTGCTCGATGGTGCGCCAGCACTGTCCCTGGCGGTGGATCGCCGTGCGCGGGTGGACCTGGAGGCGAGCTCCGGGGTGGGTCGCATCGAAGCGCCTCAGCTTGATATCGAGCCCATTGCATTCGAGATTGGCGCCCATGGCGCCCTGAGCTGGTCGGGCGCCGAGAACAGCCTGGCCGCGTTCCGGAGAACCGCGGCCATTCTGGAACACCTGGTTGCCCATGCCTGGCGCCGATACGGTGGAGTTGAGCCATTCAAGCTGCGCATTGATACAGGCGGGCTGTTTCACGGCGGTATCAAGCTGGGTCTGGGCTCGAGCGCGGCATCGGTCGTGGCCCTGGATGCGGCCATCACCGCACATGCCAGCCGCCGTCGTGGCCGTGAATCGCCCGAACAGGTGCTCGAGCGGCTGCTCCCCGTTTACCGCAGCAGCCAGGGTGGGCATGGCAGCGGCATTGATCTGGCCACCAGTCTTTACGGTGGGGCGATTGCCTATCGCCTGGCCGGCCCTCGGCCGGTCGTGCAGCCCGTGGCCCTGCCGGAGGGGCTGCACCTGATGTTCATCTGGACCGGTCAGGCGGCCTCCACGCCTGATCTGGTCGCGGCCTGGTTTCGTTTCCTCAGGCGTCACCCGGACGATGCCCGCGAGCTCGTCAATGCGATGCGGCGGGTATGCCATGAAGGACTGGAAGCGCAGCAGGCCGGCGATGCGGGTGAACTGGTCCGGCAGATCGGCGAGTACGGGCGTGTTCTGGGTACAATGGGCGATTGCGCCGGAATCCCGGTGGTTACTGCTGCGCATCGCCGGGCCATGGACCTGGCGCTTGAGCATGGTGCCGTGTGCAAGCCCTGTGGGGCCGGCGGCGGCGACCTGGCTGTGGCGGCCGCCACTTCCCCGCAGGCCCTGGCCAGCCTGGCCGATGCACTGCGCGGGACCGGACTGGATGCATTTTCGCTGGCTGCCGGCAAGGATGGCAGCCGGGTGACCGAGGCCTGAAACGGAGCCTGCCGCATGGAACGATCACGCATACCGCAGTTCTACAAAATGTCCGTGCCGGAGCGAGTGCGCACGGTGCATGACCGTGGATTGCTGGGACCCGAGGACTACCAGGTCCTGAAGTCCGGTCGGCACACGCTGTCGGTGCAGCTGGCCGACAAGATGATCGAGAATGTCATCGGCGTGATGGGCCTGCCGGTCGGTCTCGGGCTGAACTTCCTGATCAACGACAAGGAATACGTGGTTCCCCTGGTGGTCGAAGAGCCGTCCATCGTGGCCGCGCTCGGCTCGGCGGCCAAGCTGGCGCGCTCGGCTGGAGGGTTCACGGTCGAAAGCACCGAACCCCGCCTGATCGGCCAGATCCAGATCGTCGATGTCGCTGATCCGGCCCGGGCAAAAGCCACCCTGCTGCAGCGCAAGGACGAGATTCTCAACCTTGCCAACAGCCTTCACCCGAAGATGATTGCCCGCGGCGGCGGGGCCAAGGACCTGGAAGTCTACATTCATCCCTCGCAGGGCATTGGCGGTGACATGGTCGTTGCCCATCTGCTGGTCGATACCTGCGATGCGATGGGCGCCAACCTGGTCAATACCATGTGCGAGGGCGTTGCCTCGCTGGTCGAAAACATGGCCGACGGGCGGGTTTTCCTCCGGATTCTGTCAAACTTGACCGACCGCGCACTGGTGCGGGCGAAGGTGCGGATTCCCGTGAGCCTGCTGACCGGCAAGGGCTTTGATGGCGAGCAGGTGCGCGACGGCATCATCGTGGCCAACGATTTCGCCCGCGTTGACCCCTACCGGGCCGCCACCCACAACAAGGGCATCATGAACGGCGTGGATGCGGTCGCCCTGGCCACCGGCAATGACTGGCGGGCCATCGAGGCCGGCGCCCATGCCTATGCCGCCCGGGGCGGCCGATACACCTCGCTGACCAGCTGGACCTGTGCCGACAACGGCGACCTGCTCGGAGAGCTTGAGATTCCACTCAAGGTCGGTACCGTGGGCGGCCCGCTGCAGACCAACCCGACCGTGGCGCTGAACCTGCGCATGCTGGGCGTCGAGAGTGCTCGCGAGCTTGCGGAAGTCATGGGAGCGGTGGGGCTGGCCCAGAATTTCTCGGCCATCCGTGCACTGGTCACCGAAGGCATTCAGCAGGGACACATGACGCTGCATGCACGGTCCGTGGCCACCGCTGCCGGGGTGCCGCCCGAGCTGTTCGATACGGTGGTCGAGCGCCTGATTGCCTCGGGCGAGATCAAGGTCTGGAAGGCCGCGGACATCATGCGCGAAGTCGCCGAGCAGAGTGCATCCTCGATTCGTGCCGTGTCCCGGACTGAAGAACAGGAGACGCTGGAAGGCGAACGACTGGGTGCCGGTCACGGCAAGATCATCCTGCTCGGCGAACATGCCGTGGTCTATGGTCGCCGGGCCATTGCCGCGCCCATCCCACTGGCCATTCAGGCCCGGGTCGAAGATGCGCCGGAAGGCGTGGAGCTGATCATCCCGCGCTGGGGGATCGAGCAGCGGCTGGACTTCAAGGCCAAGCGACCGCCATCGTTTGCCAAGTCCATGGCGCGTGTGCTGTCGGCACTGGATCTCGAGAATCGCGGCATGCGTATCGAGGTGTTCCCCAATGTGCCGCGCGCGATGGGGCTGGGCGGTTCGGCCGCGTTGGCCGTGGCTGTCATCCGCGCCATCGACCTGCATTTCCGCCTCGGGCTGGATGATGAGCGCATCAACGAGCTGGCCTTTGAGTGCGAGAAGGTGGCGCATGGAACGCCTTCGGGGCTGGACAATACCCTGGCAACCTACGGTGAGTTCACGCTCTTTCGCCGCGGCGAGGACGCCTGCCGGGAAATCATCGAGGTCAGTCAGCCGCTGCCGATCGTGATCGGCATGAGTCGGACTGAAAGTCTCACAGCGCGTACCGTGGCCAGGGTCCGCGAGGCCTGGCAGCGCAATCCCGATCTTTACGATCGCATTTTTGATGAAATCGATACCCTGGCCGGCCAGGGACTGGAAGCGCTCAAGAGCGGTGACTACGAAACCCTGGGCGAGCTGATGAACGTCTGCCAGGGGCTGCTGAACGCCATGCAGGTTTCGAGCTGGGAGCTGGAAGAGCTGATCCAGGTGGCCCGCAACCATGGTGCGGTGGGCGCGAAATTGACCGGAGGTGGGGGCGGTGGATCAATCATTGCCCTGTGCCCCGATGACAGTGCCCGGGTGGCTCGGGCCATCCGCGAGGCGGGTTATCACGCCCTGGAGGTGTCCATTGGCCAGACTTGATCAGGCCGGTCCGGCCCGGATCGTGTCTTCCGACAGCGAGGAGCTGATACTTGTCGATGAGCACGACCGCGAACTCGGCACGCTGTCGAAAGGAGACTGCCATGATGGCGACGGTGTCCTGCATCGCGCCTTTTCGGTATTCCTGTTTGACCCTCAGGGCCGTCTGCTCATCCAGCAACGCGCCGCCGACAAGCGACTGTGGCCGCTGTACTGGGCCAACAGTTGCTGTTCGCATCCGCGTGCCGGCGAGCACATGGATGAAGCCACCCGGCGGCGGGTCGAGGAAGAGCTGGGTGTGGCGGCCGAACTGGAGTTCGTCTACAAGTTCCAGTACCACGCTCGCTACGGCGAGCTGGGTTCGGAGCACGAGCTGTGCTGGGTCTACACGGGCCGCACCACCGTCAGCGAGGTCCGCCCCAACCCCGCCGAGATTGCCGACTGGAAATTTCTCTCACCCGTGGATGTTGACGAGCTGGTCGCCGACGAGCAGGCGCCGGTCGCGCCATGGTTTCGGATGGAGTGGCGTGAGCTGCGGGAGCGGCACTGGGAGCGCATTGCCAGGCTGACTGATGCGGGGCGGTGATGGGGGAAGGTTTCAGCGTTCAGGTTTCAGGTTTCAGGAAAACCTGGCCTGCCTGAACCCCGAAACCTGACCCCTGAAACCTGAAACCTGAAACCTGAGCGGCAACGCCGCTCAGGCATCCTCCGGCGTCGCCAGCTTGAACCCCATCCCCTGAATGGTATGCAGCAGCTTGGTGTCGAACGGGCGATCAATGCCTTTCCTGAGGTTGTACATGTGGCTTCTGAGCGTGTCGGAGTCAGGCAGGGTATCGCCCCACAGCTCGTTTTCGATCTGCTCGCGACTGACCACTCGCGGCGACTCGCGCATCAGTACTTTCAGAATGCGAACCGCGGTGGGTGACAGGTTGATGCGCTGACCGGCGCGCTCAACTCGCATCAGGCGCGGGTCGAACACCAGGTCGCCGACCTTGAGCTGGCCCTCGCCGGTTTCGCCTCGGGCGCGCCGTATCAATGCTTTCAGGCGTACCAGCAGTTCTTCGGACTCGAAGGGCTTGACCAGGTAGTCGTCGGCACCGGCCTCGAAGCCCTCGACCTTGTCGTCGAGCTGATCACGCGCGGTCAGCATCAGAATCGGTGTGCCGTCACCGCGCTCGCGCATGCGTATCGCCACCCGTATCCCGCTGATCCGGGGCAGCATGAGATCCAGCACAACGGCGTCGTATTCGTTTTCTTCCAGCAAATTCAGAGCGATGGCGCCGTCGGCGGCATAGTCGCAGGCGTAGCCGGAAGCTTCCAGGTAGGCGCCGATGGTGGCGGCGAGATCATCATGATCCTCCACCAGCAGGATGGTGGCGTTGGGACTGTCGGACATTGAAGGCAGCTCCTTCACATTGGTGAATGGGAGCAGGTTACGGGGTGGGTGTCAATGGGGAGTGAAGGCCGCCTGCGGCGGCTGGGAAAGGTGAAAGGTGAAAGGGGTTTCTCTCCTTTTACCTTTTACCTTTCTTCCTTTCACCTTGACGCGAACGCGTCAGCCTCAGCGTTTCATGTAATTAAAGAATTCCTCGTTCGTCTTCGTCACCTTCAGTTTGTCGAGCATGAACTCGATGGCCTGGATTTCATCCATGGGGTGGAGAATGCGACGCAGGATCCAGGTCTTTTGCAGTTCGTCGTTGTCGATCATCAGTTCCTCGCGGCGGGTGCCGGAGCGATTGATGTCGATGGCCGGGTAGACGCGCTTTTCGGCGATTCGGCGACTGAGATGAACTTCCATGTTGCCGGTGCCCTTGAATTCCTCGTAGATGACTTCGTCCATCTTCGAGCCGGTGTCGACCAGGGCGGTGGCAATGATGGTCAGGCTGGCGCCATCGGTGATGTTGCGGGCGGCGCCGAAAAAGCGCTTGGGACGCTGCAGGGCGTTGGCATCCACACCACCGGTGAGCACCTTGCCCGATGACGGCACCACCGTGTTGTAGGCGCGAGCCAGGCGAGTGATGGAGTCAAGGAGGATAATGACGTCCTTTTTGTGCTCGACCAGGCGCTTGGCGCGCTCGATGACCATGTCGGCGACCTGCACGTGGCGGGTGGCCGGCTCGTCGAAGGTCGACGAGATGACTTCGGCATCGACGCTGCGCTCCATTTCGGTGACTTCCTCGGGACGCTCGTCGATCAGCAGGATGATCATGTGCGTTTCCGGGTTGTTGGCCCGGATCGCCGTGGCGATGTTCTGCAGCATCATCGTCTTGCCGGCCTTGGGCGGGCTGACCACCAGGCCGCGCTGGCCCTTGCCGATGGGTGCGATCAGGTCGATGATGCGCCCGGTGATGTCCTCGGTTGAACCATTGCCGCGCTCCAGTTCGAGCTGCTCGCGCGGAAACTCCGGGGTCAGGTTCTCGAACAGGATCTTGTTCTTGGCGGCTTCCGGCTTGTCGTAATTGAGTTCTTCGACCTTGAGCAGGGCGAAATAGCGCTCGGATTGCTTGGGCGGGCGGATCTTGCCGGAAATGTAGTCGCCGGTGCGCAGGTTGAAGCGGCGAATCTGGGACGGTGAGACATAGATGTCGTCCGGGCCGGCCATGTAGGAGGCCTCGGCGGAGCGCAGGAAGCCGAAGCCGTCCTGAAGGATCTCCAGTACGCCGTCACCGTAAATGGCTTCCTTTTTCTTGGCCTTTGCCTTGAGGATGGCAAAGATGACATCGTGTTTGCGCGAGCGGCCGATATTCTCGATGCCGAGCTCATCGGCCATATCGACCAGTTCCTTGGCGGATTTTCTTTTTAGTTCGGTCAGGTTCATGAGGTTTTCTGCCAGAGATTTACGAAGGGTTGCCACGAGCAAACAGGGAAGTTCGCCGGCGATGGCAGCCGGAATGCGAGCGTGAATGGACTCTTGAAAGTATGTTATTACCCGCCAGGGGCGGGTTTTCGGGAAACAGGGGTTACC from Wenzhouxiangella sp. AB-CW3 includes:
- a CDS encoding response regulator transcription factor — translated: MSDSPNATILLVEDHDDLAATIGAYLEASGYACDYAADGAIALNLLEENEYDAVVLDLMLPRISGIRVAIRMRERGDGTPILMLTARDQLDDKVEGFEAGADDYLVKPFESEELLVRLKALIRRARGETGEGQLKVGDLVFDPRLMRVERAGQRINLSPTAVRILKVLMRESPRVVSREQIENELWGDTLPDSDTLRSHMYNLRKGIDRPFDTKLLHTIQGMGFKLATPEDA
- the mvaD gene encoding diphosphomevalonate decarboxylase; the encoded protein is MSLQPATARAGANIALVKYWGKRDSGLNLPAAGSISITLAELETQTTVAPMADLSDDRLELDGQSADPARIRPVLDRFRARSGVDARCRVETRNNFPTGAGLASSASGFAALVTAADAAFATGLDERGLSIEARLGSGSAARSIFGGFVEMASGTRVDGSDAHASALADAPHWPLEVVVAITTRQAKAVASTEGMNHTMSTSPYYPAWLSGMDADLEQARNAIARRDFEQLVAVTESSALKMHASALAAQPGILYWHAATVACLHEIRSMRLAGTGVCFTVDAGPQVKAVCLPGQGKRVARRLADIDGVEQVVQARLGPGAEVVS
- a CDS encoding hydroxymethylglutaryl-CoA reductase, degradative — encoded protein: MERSRIPQFYKMSVPERVRTVHDRGLLGPEDYQVLKSGRHTLSVQLADKMIENVIGVMGLPVGLGLNFLINDKEYVVPLVVEEPSIVAALGSAAKLARSAGGFTVESTEPRLIGQIQIVDVADPARAKATLLQRKDEILNLANSLHPKMIARGGGAKDLEVYIHPSQGIGGDMVVAHLLVDTCDAMGANLVNTMCEGVASLVENMADGRVFLRILSNLTDRALVRAKVRIPVSLLTGKGFDGEQVRDGIIVANDFARVDPYRAATHNKGIMNGVDAVALATGNDWRAIEAGAHAYAARGGRYTSLTSWTCADNGDLLGELEIPLKVGTVGGPLQTNPTVALNLRMLGVESARELAEVMGAVGLAQNFSAIRALVTEGIQQGHMTLHARSVATAAGVPPELFDTVVERLIASGEIKVWKAADIMREVAEQSASSIRAVSRTEEQETLEGERLGAGHGKIILLGEHAVVYGRRAIAAPIPLAIQARVEDAPEGVELIIPRWGIEQRLDFKAKRPPSFAKSMARVLSALDLENRGMRIEVFPNVPRAMGLGGSAALAVAVIRAIDLHFRLGLDDERINELAFECEKVAHGTPSGLDNTLATYGEFTLFRRGEDACREIIEVSQPLPIVIGMSRTESLTARTVARVREAWQRNPDLYDRIFDEIDTLAGQGLEALKSGDYETLGELMNVCQGLLNAMQVSSWELEELIQVARNHGAVGAKLTGGGGGGSIIALCPDDSARVARAIREAGYHALEVSIGQT
- the idi gene encoding isopentenyl-diphosphate Delta-isomerase; this encodes MARLDQAGPARIVSSDSEELILVDEHDRELGTLSKGDCHDGDGVLHRAFSVFLFDPQGRLLIQQRAADKRLWPLYWANSCCSHPRAGEHMDEATRRRVEEELGVAAELEFVYKFQYHARYGELGSEHELCWVYTGRTTVSEVRPNPAEIADWKFLSPVDVDELVADEQAPVAPWFRMEWRELRERHWERIARLTDAGR
- a CDS encoding sensor histidine kinase, coding for MPLGRLFTGGIRTKLVKVFVLQIMAISVATVLGVYAAAWVVERVLVKEALNGEANHFWSHYEADPGFALPNTNNLKGYLAPGGDEAGVPEWLQGQEPGFRRVDEGPDSEPVIHVSDRNGDRLYLVFDEVQVSQLAFYFGVAPLTGVLLLIYILTWLGYMMSRRAVSTVVQLAEAVRNYDFRKGRLEELNPEDFEAGNDTETLALINAFNQFIHRLEWFIQRERNFTRNASHELRTPLAVLRANLDLLTRKQAGDSPDAPTLQRMARTVRDMEGLVETLLILARESESRLNWSSVVINDLVAEVLDQVQRAVDRPRVEAGVQATGLMEIEAPERVLAIIFTNLLRNALSYTTEGRVQVLIDRNGVTVQDTGCGMSEADLERMFEPFYRGHDRSNEGYGLGLSIVRRLCHRFGWKIHADSELGAGTEIRIEFPQATFKPFGGR
- the rho gene encoding transcription termination factor Rho, coding for MNLTELKRKSAKELVDMADELGIENIGRSRKHDVIFAILKAKAKKKEAIYGDGVLEILQDGFGFLRSAEASYMAGPDDIYVSPSQIRRFNLRTGDYISGKIRPPKQSERYFALLKVEELNYDKPEAAKNKILFENLTPEFPREQLELERGNGSTEDITGRIIDLIAPIGKGQRGLVVSPPKAGKTMMLQNIATAIRANNPETHMIILLIDERPEEVTEMERSVDAEVISSTFDEPATRHVQVADMVIERAKRLVEHKKDVIILLDSITRLARAYNTVVPSSGKVLTGGVDANALQRPKRFFGAARNITDGASLTIIATALVDTGSKMDEVIYEEFKGTGNMEVHLSRRIAEKRVYPAIDINRSGTRREELMIDNDELQKTWILRRILHPMDEIQAIEFMLDKLKVTKTNEEFFNYMKR
- a CDS encoding mevalonate kinase, which codes for MPLKAGAPGKAVLLGEYAVLDGAPALSLAVDRRARVDLEASSGVGRIEAPQLDIEPIAFEIGAHGALSWSGAENSLAAFRRTAAILEHLVAHAWRRYGGVEPFKLRIDTGGLFHGGIKLGLGSSAASVVALDAAITAHASRRRGRESPEQVLERLLPVYRSSQGGHGSGIDLATSLYGGAIAYRLAGPRPVVQPVALPEGLHLMFIWTGQAASTPDLVAAWFRFLRRHPDDARELVNAMRRVCHEGLEAQQAGDAGELVRQIGEYGRVLGTMGDCAGIPVVTAAHRRAMDLALEHGAVCKPCGAGGGDLAVAAATSPQALASLADALRGTGLDAFSLAAGKDGSRVTEA